A window of Nonomuraea angiospora genomic DNA:
CGAAGCGGAGCATCTTGGCGATGGGCATGCCCGTGTCACGCAGGCAGCGCAGCGTGCCGAGCCAGCCGATGTCCTCCTGGCTGAACCTGCGCTGCCCGGCCGCGTTGCGCCCGACGCGCTCCAGCAGGCCGATCTTCTCGTAGTAGCGCAGGGTGTCGATGCTGAAGCCGGTCTCCTCGACAACTTCCGCCGGCGTGTAGACACTCATGCGCCCTCCTTCGTCGGTCGCATGAGCGTGCCACTGCTGTGTTCGATGGTTCGCTCGCTCTGCTCGCTCACGTTCACCAGGATCCCACCTGGAGCGCACTCCAGGTCAATGGGCTTGACATGGAGTGCGCTCCAGCTCCCAAAGTCGGGCCCATGAACATCGCACTCGGCACGATTCCGTTCGGCACGACCGTCGACCTGCGGGACACTTTCGCCATCCTGGACCGCTTCCACGAGGCCGGCGGCACGATGCTCGACACGGCCAACAACTACCCGTTCTGGGTGGAGGGCCGGTCGGGCGACGAGAGCGAGCTGGCCATCGGCGCGTGGCTGGCCGCTCGCGGCAACCGCGATGAGGTCTTCATCAGCACGAAGGGCGGCGCCCGCCCCACGGTCCCCGGCGACACCACCCTGGCCTCCGCCGAGGGCCTGTCCGCCCCCGCCATCGCCAAGGCTGCCGAGGGCAGCCTGCGGCGCCTCGGCACGGACCACATCGACCTGTACTGGTCGCACATCGAAGACCGGTCCGTCCCGCTGGAGGAGACCCTGGGGGCGCTGAACGAGCTCGCCCAGGCAGGCAAGATCCGCAGCGCGGGGGCGAGCAACATCGCGACCTGGCGCCTCGAACGGGCCAGGAACCTCTCGGCCGCCCACGGCTGGATCCCCTACACCTACCTCCAGCTCCGCCACACCTACCTGCGACCGCGCCCGCTCACCAAGCTGGCGGAGTCCGGGCACAGGCTGGCCACGGACGAAACCCTCGACTACCTGGCCGCCGAGCCTGACGTGACGCTGTGGGCGTACAACACGCTGATGTTCGGCAGCTACACGCGCCCTGACCGGCCCATCCCCGAGATCTACGACCACCCGGGGACCGCGCGGCGGCTCGCGGTGCTGCGGGAGGTCGCGGACGAGCTGGGCGCCACGGCCAACCAGGTGGTGCTGGCATGGCTGCTGGCCGACGGCGTGGTCCCGATCGTGGGCGTCTCTACGCAGGCCCAGCTGGAGGAGGCCATCGCCGCCGCCGACCTCAAGCTCGACCCCGACCTCCGCACCCGACTCGACACCACCACCTGACCCGGTCCCCCTTCCGCCGCCCCACCGCACCGAGCTGAGCGCCGCGCGCATTGCGCCGACCACCACCGCACCGGTGAAGCGCCGTCCACATTGCGCCCGACCACCACTGCACCAGTGAAGCGCCGTGCACATTGCGCCGCCCTCCACCGCACCACACCCCGCCGACCCGGCGCCAGAAGGGCGGGGCTCGCGCCTTGCGGCCTGGCAGCAGGCGGCACGCTCGCGGGCGGCCCAATGGCGGGGCGGCGTCGCAGCGGGCCGCGTGGTGGCGGGCGGTGTGGTGGCCTTCGTCGCAGCCGGAGGGGCGGGGGTGCCTTGGGGGCGGGGGTGCCTTGGGGGTGGGGGTGCCTTGGGGGTGGGGGGCGTCAGGGAGAGGGGTGGGTGAGCGGGAGTCGGTCAGGCGAGGTGGTCGGACAGGTAGCGGCGGACGAGGTGTTTGCATTCGGCGATCAGCAGCGCATCGCCGCACCGATCCAGGCGGAACGCCAGCTTGAGCACCGCGTCCGTCGCCTCCACCGCCACCAGCAGCGCGCGATCCAGCCCCGGCCCCACGGGTGCGTCCAGGAGTTCGAGGGTGAGGGCGCGCAGCCGGTCGGCCACCACCATGTTGTTCTCCTGGGTGCCGTCCAGCGCCATCTTGCTCCCGCCGACCGCCGGGCCGCCGGGGGCGAGGAGGACCTCGCCGAAGTCCAGCACCCCGAACCCCGGCGTGGTGCGCTTCATGGCGACGAACTCGTCGATGGCCAGGTCGACCAGGTCCGTCCAGTGTCCGAGGTCGGCCTGGGGGATGCGGTCGATGACCCGGGAGAGGAACGCCTCGAGGTTGCGCCGTGCCAGCGCCCGCACCAACCCCTGCTTGTCGTGGAAGAACTGGTAGAAGGTGCCGATCGGGACTTCGGCGCGGCGGGCGACCTCTTTGGTGGTCATCGCCTCGTAGCCGACCTCATCGAGAAGGAGCGCGCACTCGTCGAGCATCCGCTCCACCCGCTCCACGCTCCGGCGCTGGGCGGGACGGCGGCGCAAGGTACTCGTCATGACCCCATCCTGACCTATTACTGACATTAAAGTTCCCATAGACGAAAGGAGCCCGGGATGTTCCTGTGGGGGACGGCCACTGCGGCGTACCAGATCGAGGGCGCGGTCAAGGAGGACGGCAGGGGCGTCTCCATCTGGGACACCTTCGCCCACGAGCCGGGCCGCACCAGGGACGGGCATACCGGGGACGTGGCATGCGACCACTTTCACCGGTGGCGTGAGGACGTCGAGCTCATGTCCGGGCTCGGGGTGAACGCCTACCGCTTCTCCATAGCCTGGCCGCGCGTGCAGCCGCAGGGGGACGGCGAGGTCAACGTGGCAGGGCTCGACTTCTACGAGCGGCTGGTGGACGCGCTGCTGGAGAAGGGCATCCAGCCGGTGCCGACGCTGTTCCACTGGGATCTGCCGCAGGCGCTACAAGATCGCGGCGGCTGGATTAATCGCGATATTGCGGGAAATTTCGCCGAGTACGCCGCCACCGTCGCCGCCCGCCTGGCCGATCGCGTCCCCCTCTGGATCACCCTGAACGAGCCGTTCGTCCACATGGCCTACGGCTACGCCATGGGCATCCACGCGCCGGGCCAGGCCCTCCTCACCGACGCGCTCCCCGCCGCCCACCACCAGCTCCTGGCCCACGGCCTGGCCACGCAGGCCCTACGGGCGGCCGGAGCCCGCCAGGTGGCCATCACGAACAACTGCACCCCGGTCTGGCCCGCGTCCCAGGAGGAAGCCGACCTGAAGGCGGCGGAGGCCTACGACATCCTCCACAACCGCCTCTTCAACGACCCCATACTTCTCGGCAAATATCCGGACCTGTCGGCGTACACCAAGACTGTCGACTTCGTCCGGGACGGCGACCTCGACGTCATCGCCACCCCGCTGGACGGCCTGGGCATCAACTACTACAACCCCACCCGCATCGCCGCCCCCACCGACGACGGCCTCCCCTTCGCGGACGCGGGCGTCACCGGCTATCCCACCACCGCGTTCGGCTGGCCGGTCGTCCCCGACGGCCTGCGCGAGCTCCTGACCGGCCTCAAGTCCAGGTACGGCAGCGCGCTCCCGCCCATCCACATCACCGAGAACGGCTGCTCGACCGACGACACGCTGGAGGACCACTCCCGCATCGAGTTCCTGGAGGGCCACATCGCGGCGATGCGCCGGGCCATGGACGAGGGCGTGGACGTCCGGGGTTACTTCGTCTGGTCCCTGCTGGACAACTTCGAGTGGGCCGAGGGCTACCACCAGCGCTTCGGGCTCGTACACGTGGACTTCGAGACGCAGCGCCGCACCCCGAAGGCCTCCTACCGCTGGCTGCGGGAGCACCTGCGGGCTCAGAACACCGACACGTGAACGTGGTCGTAGTGGTTGGCCGTGACCCCGCCGCGGTCCGACATCGGGTCCCAGCCGCCGCCTGACCGGATGTCGTAGTAGCGCTGCTTCCAGATGATGTACATGACGCCGATCCGGGCGCCGTTCTTGATCAGGTAGTCGGCCAGGGCGTCGCCGCGGGCCTCGTCGGACCCGCTGGCCATGGTGCCGCCACGCGACATCATGAAGTCGCAGGCCCGGCCCTTGCCGTGCTCGCCGGGGTCGCCGGGGCGCAGGCAGCCCACGCCGTACTTCATAGGGAAGTTCCGCATGATGTCGGCCCGCACGTCGATCATGCGCTGGGTCAGGCCCTCGGCGCCGCCGGGCTGCTGGAAGCCGTACTTGGCGAGCAGCTTGTCGATCTCGCGCTGCTTGCTCTGGAGGTTCTTGATCTCCTTGCGCAGCTTCTCGATCCTGTCGTTGGCGGCGATCTTCGCCTGTTTGGACTTGTCGATCAGCTTCTGGACGCTCTGGACGCGCCTGGTGCGCTCGTCGGCCATGTAGGTCATGTTGGCCGCCTGGCCCAGCATCATGGTCGGGTCGACGTTGGGGGTGAGGAGCTGGAAGGTGTCGAGGGGGCCCACCATGTACGCGGTCTGCGCGATGCCCGCCACGTCCGCCTGCGCCTGCCTCAGCTGGGCCAGAAGGGTGCTGGAAGTGGTGGTCGCCCGTTTCACCTGGAGCTTGATCTCCTCCAGGCTCTGGATCTGGCCGCGGTAGCGCTTTTCGAGCAGCTCGGCCTGTTTGGTGAGTTTCCGCAGGTCACCAGGGCTGGGGTCGGCCACGGCAGGGGATGACACGGGAAGGCCGAGCAGCCCGGCGAGGACGGCGACAAGAACGGCGATCCGCCCGGTTCTCACACCCGCCCCCTCCCCTCATAGACGGTCCGAAACTATAGAAGATGATCTTGATTCCTGTCACCCGAACGGCCGAACTGCCGCACCATTGGTGACATTTATGGTGATTTGTCCGAATTAAGAAGGATCTAAAGATTGGGCCTTGTATAGATCGCTCCAACGGTCTGAGATGGCGATCGAACTCGTCTCTGCGAAGGGGCAGATCGTGTCTCGAACCTTGACCATCGCCACCGCCGTCATCCTCGGCTTAGGCACCTCCATCGTGGCCACGACCGCGCAGGCGTCCGTGGACCCGCTACCACCCCGCGACCGCATCGAGCTCTACCAGCTCGACAGCGCCCCGGGCACCGCGCAGACACTCAGGGAAAAAGGCTTCGACGTCGTCCAGCAGCAGAACAAGGGCGACCAGGAACACATCGAACTCACCGCCGCGCAGACCGATCTCGACGCGCTGCGCAAGCTCGGCCACAAACCCGAGCCCGTACGCAACCCCCAGGGCCAGACCCAGCTCGAGGCCGCCAAGGCACAGGCGGCCTCCGGCTACACCGTGTGGAAGTCCTATTCGGAGACGGGCGGCATCGCCGACCAGCTCAAGGCCATCGCCGGCGCCAACAAGGACATCGTCAAGCTCCAGTCCATCGGCAAGTCGCTGAAGGGCCAGGACATCCTGGCCGTCAAGGTCACCACGGGCGCCCGGCTGCTGCCCGACGGCCTCAAGCCCTCGACGCTCTACTCCGCCACCCAGCACGCCCGCGAGTGGATCGCCACCGAGGTGGACATGCGGCTGCTGAAGTACGTGATCGCGAACAAGGCCGCGCTGAAGGACCTGCTCAACAAGACCGAGCTGTGGTTCGTGCCGGTGGCCAACCCCGACGGGTACGACTTCACCTTCACCGAGGGCAACCGCCTGTGGCGCAAGAACCTGCGTGACGTCGACGGCGACGGCAAGATCACGATCGGCGACGGCGTCGACCCGAACCGGAACTTCCCGACGAACTTCCACTACGACGAGGAAGGCTCGTCGAGTATCCCGAGCAGCGACACCTACCGCGGCGCGGGCCCGGCCAGCGAGCCGGAGACCAGGGCCATGGACGGCCTGCTCAGGCGCATCGGGTTCGAGATGCAGCTCAACTACCACTCCTACGGCCCGCTGCTGCTCTACCCGAGCGGCTTCCAGATCGCCACGGAGACGGCCGACAACCCGATCTACGAGGCCATCACCGGCAACGACGCCAAACCGGCCGTCCCCGGCTTCGACCCCGACCTCGGGGCCGAGCTGTACACCACGAACGGCGACACCAACGACCATGCCCACCGCCAGTACGGCACGCTGTCGTGGACGCCGGAGCTGGACGAGGGGTGCGACGGCTGCGGGTTCGTCTTCCCCGACGACGAGGCGCTGGTGCAGGGCGAGTTCGAGAAGAACCTGCCGTTCGCGCTCGACGTGGCCAAGTCGGCGGTCAACCCCGTCGAGCCGGTCAACCACCTGGGCAACACGACCCCGGACTTCGAGATCGACCCGTTCGAGGTCAGCTACGGCAAGGACCAGGTCGTCCAGGTCAACGCCAAGCGCAAGCTCGGCCCGGTCTTCCTGAACTACCAGGTCAACGGCGGCCGTACCAAGACCGTCCTGACGGGCGAGTGGAAGGGCGGCGAGCGGTACGGCAGCGGCTACAACCGCTACTACCACCGCCTGCGCGGCAAGATCACCGGCACCAGGCCCGGCGACAAGGTGAAGGTCTGGTTCGCCTCGATCGGCAGGAAGAGCGCCGACTTCACCTACACCGTGGCGACCGACATCGGCGGCAAGGTGCTGATCCTGGCCACCGAGGACGTCACGGGCCTCAGCCCGGCGCAGGGCGTGAGCGAGGCCAAGTACGCCGACGAGTACGCCGCGGCGCTCACGGCGGCCGGCTACACCTCGGACGTGTACGACATGGACAAGATGGGCCGCAAGGCCCCGCACCCGCTGGGCGTGCTCAGCCACTACAAGGCCGTGGTGTGGGAGACCGGTGACGACATCATCCCGAGGTCGCCCGGCCAGGTGGGCGGCACCACCTCCAAGGGCGGCGTGGACACCGAGCTCGCGGTCCGCGACTACCTGAACGAGGGCGGCAAGCTGCTGCACGCCGGCAAGTACCCGTCGTTCGCGGCCAACAACAACGGCGCCTACTACTACCAGCCCGACCAGCCGGCGCAGCCGGAGTGCACGGTCCCGGACGACCCGCCGTGCATCCCGGTGTTCAACGACTTCCAGCAGTACTGGCTGGGCGCGTACGTCTTCTTCGACGACGCCGGCACCAACCACGACACGGGCCAGCCGTTCGGGCTGGCGGGCAACGGCGGCGCGTTCGACGGCTTCGGCGCGACGATCGAGCCGAGCCACACCAACTCGTTCGTGGCCACCTCGGCCATCCTGCCCGCGCAGCAGTTCCCGCTGTTCGCGAGCTCGGCGCAGGTCAAGTGGGTACGCCCGGGCGGCCCGTTCGACCCGCACTCCGGGGCGTGGGACGTCTACAGCGGCATCGCCGACGTCTCGTGGAAGCGGCTGACCAAGACGGTCGACCTGACCGGCAAGACCAGTGGCGAGCTGACGTTCTGGACGTCGTACGACACCGAGAGCACCTGGGACTACCTCGCGGTCGAGGCGCACACGGCCGGCGGCGACGACTGGACCATGCTCCCGGACGCCAACGGCCACACCACCCAGGAGACCGGCAGCAGCTGCGACCCGCCCAGCGGCGGCGACGGCTGGCGGACGATCCACCCGTTCACCCAGCGCTACCAGGGCCCCAACTGCGAGCCCACCGGCACCTCCGGCGCCTGGCACGCCGCCACCGGCAACTCGGCCGGCTGGCAGCAGTGGAAGATCGACCTGACCCCGTACGCGGGCAAGCGGGTCGAGCTGTCGATCTCCTACATCAGCGACTGGAGCACCCAGGGCGCGGGCGTCTTCCTGGACGATTTCGCGGTCACCCTGGACGGCGTGACGGCCGAGCAGACCTCGTTCGAGTCGGACCTGGGCGGCTGGGCCGTCGGGGCGCCTCCCGAGGGCACCTCGCCGTCGATCAACAACTGGTTCAGGACGGACCAGGTCTTCGAGGAGGGTGCCGGAATCGTCACCAAGGACACCGTCTACCTGGGCTTCGGCGCTGAGAGCGTGACCGACCCGGCCACGCGCGCCGACCTCGTCAAGAGATCCATGAAGCACCTGCTCGGTTAGAGCCGGAGAGGGGTGCGGCAGAGCGTGCCGCACCCCTCTTGCGTGTCCGGACAGAACATGGTTCGGTCACCTTGAGGAAGTCCGGAAGCAAGCAAGCATTCGGTCAAGCAGGAGGGTCACGACATGCGCCGGCACGACACGCTGTTCATCGGGGGCGAATGGGTGGCCCCCGCGGGCACCGCGACGATAGACGTCGTCTCCCCGCACACCGAGGAGGTGGTCGGCCAGGTGCCCGACGGCACCACCGCGGACATGGACCGCGCGGTCGCGGCCGCCAGGGAGGCGTTCGACCACGGGCCGTGGCCGCGGATGACGTTCGCCGAGCGGGCCGAGGTCATCGGCAGGCTGGCCGCGATCTACAACGAGCGGCAGGGCGAGATGGCCCAGCTCATCACGGAGGAGATGGGCTCGCCGATCACGTTCTCGAACCTCGCCCAGGCGCCCCAGCCGCTGGGCATGCTGCAGTACTACGCCGAGCTCGGCAAGACGTTCGAGCAGGAGGAGCAGCGGCCGGGCCTGTTCGGCCCGATCACCGTGCGCAGGGAGCCCGTGGGCGTGGTGGCGGCCGTGGTGCCGTGGAACGTGCCCCAGTTCGTCACGATGACCAAGGTCGCGCCCGCGCTGCTGGCCGGCTGCGCCATCGTGCTCAAGCCGGCCCCCGAGACGCCGCTGGACGCGTACCTGCTGGCCGAGTGGGCGATCGAGGCGGGCATCCCGGCGGGCGTGCTCAACATCGTGGCCGCGGGCCGCGAGGTCGGCGAGCACCTGATCTCCCACCCCGGCGTGGACAAGGTGGCCTTCACCGGCTCGACGGCGGCCGGCCGGCGGATCGCCGCCATCTGCGGCGAGCAGCTCAAGCGGGTCAGCCTGGAGCTGGGCGGCAAGTCGGCCGCGATCGTCCTGGACGACGCCGACCTGGCCGCCAGCATGGGTTTCCTGTCCATCGCCTCGCTCATGAACAACGGCCAGGCCTGCGTGGCGCAGACCCGCATCCTGGCCTCGCGCAACCGCTACGACGAGGTCGTCGACGCCGTCGCGAACATGGTCAACTCCCAGCCCGTCGGCGACCCCGCCGACCCAGCCACGGGCATCGGCCCGCTGGTGGCCAAGCGGCAGCAGGACCGGGTGGAGGGCTACATCAGGATCGGCATGGACGAGGGCGCCAAGGTCGTCGTCGGCGGTCTCGACCGGCCCTACGACCGCGGCTGGTACGTCTCCCCCACCGTCTTCGCGGGCGTCACCAACGAGATGCGCATCGCCCGCGAGGAGATCTTCGGCCCGGTCCTGGCCGTGATCCCGTACGAGGACGAGGCGGACGCCGTACGCATCGCCAACGACAGCGACTACGGCCTGGCCGGCTCGGTGTGGACGGCCGACGCCGAGCACGGCATGGACGTGGCCCGCCAGGTCCGCACCGGCACGTACGGCGTCAACTGCTTCATGCTGGAGACCAACGCGCCCTTCGGCGGCTACAAGGCCAGCGGCATCGGCCGCGAGCTGGGCCCCGAGGGCCTGAACGGCTACCTGGAGTACAAGACGATCGCGCGGCTCGGCTAGCGCGGCGAGAAGGGCCTCGCGGCATGCCGCGAGGCCCTTCTTCGTGCCGCGGAACGTGCACCCAGCGCGCCCCCGCAACGCTAGGTACAGATCCCGCTACCGGAAGTATGTCCCACGGTCACCGCTGCGACGGTTTCCTTCCCCAGAGACTTTCTCCCGGCGGTTTCTTTCTTTCCGTCCTAGATAGACGCCTTTAACTCACGAAAGGTTCGAAGAGATCCACTTGCCGATTCTGCGAATGAGTTCGGGGGGCGCGGCGGTCTCCGCGTGGCCGTACCCGGGCTCGATCCAGAGCTCCTTGGGCTCGCGCGCGCCGGCGTAGAGTTGGTGCGCGTGGTCGAGCGGGAAGAACGTGTCCTGGTCGCCGTGCACGACCAGCAGCGGGGTCGGCGAGATGAGCGCGGCGGCCTCGTGCGGCGGCATCGGGATCGGGTCCCACTCGCCGCGGGCGATCCTCGTCCGCTTGACCACCCTCGCCGCCAGGCGCCCGAACGGCCGCTCGATGGCCCAGTGAACCTGCCGCATCGGCTTGGTGCCGCGGTAGTACCAGCGGGCCGGGGCGCTCACCGCCACCACGGCGTCCACGCCGCCGAGCAGGCCCGCGTGCCGTACGGCCACCGCCGCCCCCATGGAGAAGCCCACGACCGCGAGCTTGGAGTAGCCGGCCACGCGGGCGTGCCGGACGGCGGCGTCCAGGTCGAGGATCTCCAGGTCGCCCACCGTGGTCTCACCGCCGGAGCGCCCGTGGCCGCGGAAGTCGAAGGCGATCACCCCGCCGTACCCGCTGAGCACGTGCACGATGCGCCGCGCCGTACGGTCCCGCCACGACCCGGTGAACCCGTGCGCCATCACGATCCCTGTGTTCATGGCCTCCACTCCGTGGAGGCGGGCTCGGTCGCTGGGGAGCCGTCGCCGCGAGAAGGGGGTGTGGGCGGCGTTGAGGCGTATCCCGTCTTCGGTCCTGAGCATGACGGGGAAATGAGGCGCGTACGGCATGGAGACGAGCTTATGTTCGCTCCGCGTCCACCCCGTGTTCGGCCGCCCAGACCGCGATCCGCGCCCGCGAGTCGAAGCCCAGCTTCTCCATGATGATGGCGACGTGCCTGGCCACGGTGGCCGGGCTGATCACCAGCGCCTCGGCGACGCCGCGGTTGCTCAGGCCCCGGGCCAGCATGGCGGCGATCTCCCGCTCCCGCGCGGTCAGCCCGTCGTGCGCGAGCACCGGGGGCGGCGCGGCCGGCCCGGGATCGCCGTCGAGCACGAACCCGGCCACCACCTCCGGCGGCATCCTCCTCCCCCTGGCCCACAGCAGCTCCACCCGGTCCGCCCCGAGCCGCGCGCGGACGAGCGCCAGCAGCTCCTCGATCCGGCCGGACGCGCCGACCTGCCCGATGGACTCGCGCAGCGCGGTGGCGGCGGCGGCCGCGAGCACCGCGCCCTCCAGGTCGTCCCGCGCGTGCGCCAGCGCGGAGACGGCCATGAGCGCCCGGACGATCCCCCTGCGCTGGCCCGTCTGCCTGCTCAACGCCAGGCTGTCGGCGATGTGCCCCCGGGCCGCGGCGTAGTCGCGCAGCCCGGCCGCCACCCGGCCGATCTGGGCCTGGCAGCGGGCCAGCTCGATCCGGTTGTCCAGGTCCTCCAGCAGCGGCAGCGCGGCCGCGTGGTGCGACCTGGCGGTCTCCAGGTCGCCCGCGGCCTCGGCCACCGCGCCCAGGTGGGTCAGCGCCCTGGCCAGCGACCAGTGGTGCCCGGCCTGCCCGGCCAGCGCGAGCGCCTCCTCGCCGTAGCGCCGGGCCTCGTCCGTCCGGCCGTGGAAGAGCGCCAGGTTGAGCTGGGCGATCCTGGCCGTGACCAGGTTGAACAGGTCGTCGTGGGCGCCGGCCGCCGCCTCCAGCTCCGCGGCGTAGCGTCGCGCCCGCTCGCTCTGCCCGGTGCGGAAGAGCACGGTCAGCGCCACGCCGTACGTGATGCCCAGCCAGTGCGTGTACGGGTGCCGCTTCTGCTCCTCCAGCCCCCGCACGACCAGCTCTTCCGCCCGGCCCAGCTCGTCGGCGAGCTCCAGCCCGTACGCCAGCCCGCTCCTGGCCACCGCGACCAGGTCGGCGGGGGCCCCGGACAGGTCGAGCGCGAGCAGCCGCTCGTGCCAGCCGACGCTCTCGCCCAGGTCGCCGCGGACGGCCATGACGGCCATGGCGGCGCGGGCCAGGCGCAGCCCGAGCACGGGGGCCCGCGACTCCACCGCCCAGTCGACCGCGTTCCTGGAGTCGTCGAGGAGGGCGCGGCCCCTGGTCAGATGGGCGAACCGCTCCTGCCACGGCATCCTGCGGTCGAACGAGCCGGCCTCGTGGCAGTGCTCCATCTCCTCGCAGACCGCCTTCAGGTGCCTGTCGCGCAGGTGCGCGGCCTCGCCGGCCTCCTCCAGGCGCTCTGCGGCGTACTGCTTGATGGTCTCCAGCAGGCGGTAGCGGCCGGGGGCGTGGTGGCGCACCAGCGACTTGCCGGCCAGGCCGGTGAGCAGGCCGGGCAGCTCGGCCCTGCGCAGGATGCCGCCGTCGGCGCAGACCTGCTCGGCCAGGCCGAGGTCGAACGGCCCGGCGAACACCGAGAGCCGGCGCAGCAGCACCCGCTCCTTGGGCGGGAGGAGCTCGTGGCTCCACTCGACGATGGCCAGGAGCGTGCGCTGCCTGGCGGGAGCCGTACGATCGCCGGCGGCGAGCAGGCCGAGGCGCTCGCCGCCGCGACCGGCCAGGCGGTCGGCGATGTGGCCGGGGCTCAGCCGGCTCGTACGGGCCGCCGCCAGCTCCAGCGCGAGCGGCAGGCCGTCGAGCACGTGGCACAGGCGTACGACGTCGTCCATGACGCGCGCCACCCCGCTCGCGCCCGCAGCGAGCGCCCGCTCGACGAACAGCAGTACGGACTCGGCCTCGGGATGCCGCTCGTCGGGCAGCTCCAGCGGCGGCACCCGCCAGACCAGCTCGCCCGGGACGCGCAGCGGCTCCCGGCTGGTGAGCAGGAACCGGAGCTCGGGGCACTCGGAGCTCAGGCCGGCCACCAGCTCGGCGCAGCGCTCGACCAGGTGCTCGCAGTTGTCCAGCACGATCAGCGCCCTGGCCGTGCGCAGGCGGGTGCGCAGGCCGTCCAGCAGCCGCCCGGGCACCTCGTCGCGCACGCCGAGCACCTCGGCCAGCTCGTTGACGATCAGCTCGGGGTTGCCGATGCGGGCCAGCTCGACCAGCCACACACCGTCGGGGAAGCGGCTCAGCTGCTGCGCGGCGACGCGCAGGGCGAGCCGGGTCTTGCCGATGCCGCCCACGCCGCTGAGCGTGACCACGCGTTGTTCGTGGACGAGCGCCGCCAGCTCGGCCACGTCGCGGACACGCCCGACGAAGCGGTTGGGCTCGGCGG
This region includes:
- a CDS encoding ATP-binding protein, whose protein sequence is MITQVPHNLPAEPNRFVGRVRDVAELAALVHEQRVVTLSGVGGIGKTRLALRVAAQQLSRFPDGVWLVELARIGNPELIVNELAEVLGVRDEVPGRLLDGLRTRLRTARALIVLDNCEHLVERCAELVAGLSSECPELRFLLTSREPLRVPGELVWRVPPLELPDERHPEAESVLLFVERALAAGASGVARVMDDVVRLCHVLDGLPLALELAAARTSRLSPGHIADRLAGRGGERLGLLAAGDRTAPARQRTLLAIVEWSHELLPPKERVLLRRLSVFAGPFDLGLAEQVCADGGILRRAELPGLLTGLAGKSLVRHHAPGRYRLLETIKQYAAERLEEAGEAAHLRDRHLKAVCEEMEHCHEAGSFDRRMPWQERFAHLTRGRALLDDSRNAVDWAVESRAPVLGLRLARAAMAVMAVRGDLGESVGWHERLLALDLSGAPADLVAVARSGLAYGLELADELGRAEELVVRGLEEQKRHPYTHWLGITYGVALTVLFRTGQSERARRYAAELEAAAGAHDDLFNLVTARIAQLNLALFHGRTDEARRYGEEALALAGQAGHHWSLARALTHLGAVAEAAGDLETARSHHAAALPLLEDLDNRIELARCQAQIGRVAAGLRDYAAARGHIADSLALSRQTGQRRGIVRALMAVSALAHARDDLEGAVLAAAAATALRESIGQVGASGRIEELLALVRARLGADRVELLWARGRRMPPEVVAGFVLDGDPGPAAPPPVLAHDGLTAREREIAAMLARGLSNRGVAEALVISPATVARHVAIIMEKLGFDSRARIAVWAAEHGVDAERT